The genomic DNA CACCTTGGAaagagcagggctgggctcccGTCACTCTGACACTCGCTGTCTGACCATCGGCTGAGCCCTCATCCCAGGCCAGGCGCGTGGGCACCAGAGCTGCGGGCAGGTGGCTAGACACCCCTGCGTGAGGCAGGGCGCTGGCCTGGCCCGTGCTGCAGGCACCCCGGCACCCGCCTCATGTTTTGGCCTCTTTGATCACCATGTGGCTTGTGGAGCACTGCTTGGGAGCACGGTCAGAGCCATGGGGATTGGCGTAGGGGCAGGACTAAGGAGGGGGGGCTCCTCGTCCCTCGGAGGGTCTGTCCAAGCCAGGATGCTCCCCTTTTCTGCAGCGTCGCCAGCGGCTACCTGTACGTGACCATCATCTACAACGTCTCCGTCAGCCTGGCCCTCTACGCCCTCTTCCTCTTCTACTTCGCCACCAGGGAGCTGCTCAGCCCCTACAGCCCCGTCCTCAAGTTCTTCATGGTCAAGTCTGttatcttcctctccttctggcaagGTGAGCCTCCGCCCACCCCCATGTGGCGGCCCTGTCCCCTAGACCTCGtcccttcctcctgcctgcccaggccATGGGGTTGTCCTTAGGGATCCCAGCCTGGAGCTCAAAGGGGCCTCCATCCACTGGGTGCCCACTCGGGCAGAAGTCTGGGCCCTTAGGGGCCTTAGGAGCCAGGGCAGAGCTTCAGTGAAGCTGATGCATGGGAGGGGGGACACGGGGGACCCCGGATAATCTGTGACGTCTCAGTGTTCATGGCCAGAAAGGTCTGGGGGCATGGGGTTTCCAAGTGGCCTCGGCCTGTGTCGGCAACGCTGCCCACAGGAGCCACCAGGGCCCCTACTTCCATCACCCCGGGCACCTGGGGCGCtgcatggaggaggagggggtgggaaggcGGTCCAGCCGGGGCCAGACACCCACACCTTGCTCCCAGGCCTGCTCCTGGCCATCCTGGAGAAGTGCGGGGCCATCCCCAAGATCCACTCAGCCCGCGTGTCGGTGGGCGAGGGCACCGTGGCTGCCGGCTACCAGGACTTCATCATCTGCGTGGAGATGTTCTTCGCGGCGCTGGCCCTGCGGCACGCCTTCACCTACAAGGTCTATGCCGACAAGAGGCTGGATGCGCAAGGTGAGAGCCGGGCCCTCCTGCCTGCGGCGTCCTGCAGGGTGGAAGGGCCAGGCGTCCCGGTCACGTGAGGGAGGTCCTGGGAGCGAGGCCCACCTGTCTCGGGCAGCCGGTCTAGAGTACCCGAAGTTGACAGGCACAGTGCCCTGTGGGACGGTCAGGACAGAGATTCTAGGACAGAAGTCCCTCAGGGTTTCGGACTTGAGCCGGTTCTTCGTTTATCCCAGAATCCTCTGTCTCTCAAGTGTTTTGTTGTTTCCTTAACCTGATTACCTCTCAGAAGCAGACTTGGGTGGCAGTAGCTCTGACCAGCTTTCTCTTACACTTGCTGACCTCCCTGGGTGAGAGCAGAGCCCCCTGGGGAGTCTTACAGTCCGTGCTGGCCCCACCTCAGAGGTTCCGCCGTCATTGATCTGGGCTCGGGCCTGACGGTGGGATTTCAGCTCTCGGGCCGGTGCCTCTGCTGCCACTGGGCCTGGAGGGATGGCCAAGGGGAAGAGGAAGCGGAGTCTGGGGCTGCTTGGAtgatgggaggaggtgggggggcctggaggggaggccTCCTGGTCTGACACATCTACCCTGGAGCTCGGCTGCTGCCAGTTCCCTTCCCacggggctggagggggagacCCACTTCCCCAGGCGCAGCACCGATGCCCACCCCGGGCCCGGGCATCCGTGTCCTGGGAAGAGTATAGAGGACCGCCTGGCCCGCGGCCGGGCTCCTCGCCTCCCACCCCTTCCGGCCATGTTCTTTTCCTGGTGGGCGGCCGCAGGATGCCTGCACAGCTGCTGATGCAGGGCCTGACCTGTACTCCAGGCCTCGTGACTCTGGTGGGCCCGACTGCGTTTCCCCCACACACTGGCTGGGGGCGCTTTCTCCACTTTGACTGCACACTgtcagtgccaggcactgtgctggccGGCTCAGCGCTGCCGGCTGGTGGCCCACTGGCTTCCCACCAAGGCCCCAGTTGGAAGGGTCAGCTTCCCAGGATTGAGGGCGATGTCCCTGGACCTGGTCCTGCCAGGCCCTGTCCCTTGGGAAAGTCCCTTTGTGCCCAGAGCCTGGGAAGGTCTCAGTGTTTAAGAACCATTTCTGCACGTGGTGGCCCTGCCGACGCTCTAATGGACGCCTGGGCCGTCTTCCCCGACACATCCACCCGCAGCTGTGCCGCTGTGCATGGACCCCGCCCGCCAGGGGAAGCTGCTGCTCGCTCTTGCCCCTCCGCGTGGTCCTGCCGACCACAGGCCCGCCAACCACAgtgcccagcccctcagccctcccGTCTGGCGTGGGTGCAGAGCTGGCTCTGTCATGGGGGCTGCACAAGAAACCCCGCCCCAGCCTCGATTTCCTGTCTGTGAAGTGGGGAGAGGTTTGTGGAACACGAGGCACAGGCTTAGCAGTTCCAGGCAAGGCTGGAGAAGTGGGGTGTGGGGGCCCTGACAGGGGCGGAGGCGAACTCGGCCCCCATTCTGGTGTCCGCTCTTTGTCCCCCCATAGAGAGTGGGAGTGCCACAGGGGGGGTCCTCTGCAGGTGGATAGTGCGCCCAGGCCCGAGGggaagctggggctgctggggtgccgatgggacaggggtgggggcggcaggGGGCGTGGCATGCACTGGCCTTGGTGGTGGGCCATGGTGTTCACTCAGCTGTCTCTTGTCTTCTCTATTTCTCctgcttctcccctctcccccgcccgcccTGCTTTTGCCCCGGGTTTGGCCGTGGGCAGTGCCAACGTATGGTCCTTACGGTAGGTTCTGCTCTCTGTCTGCATGTCTGTCCTGCATGTCAGTCCTGGTCCCTGTCACCGGCTCGCCTCTCTGCCTGGTTCTTCTGTGCCCAGTCTCCTCACCACGGGCACCTCTGTAGACCTGCTCTGTCCGGCCGGTCATCTGGCATATGCCCTGTTGGTCCTGGGGCACAGCACCCATTACTGGGAAACCAGGGGCCTTTCTTATGTCCATGGCAGAGGCTATGGAGGCAGAAAGGGCAGACGTGTTTGAGTCTGAAGACCTGGCTGCGAGTGAGCTCTTCCCTTACCTCTCAGTGTGTGGCCTGGGCCTGTGGGGCCCATTCATCAGAGAGGGAATCAGAGAAGCTTATCCAGCCGGTGGCTCCCGCCCTCTCGGGGGAGCTGGTGAAGGTGTCTGCTCCGCCGGGGTCCAGCCTCTGCAGCTGCCCCGATGGAACGGGTCCctcaggagagggggcagggccagcaccgGGAGCCCCGTCCCCAGCACTTCCGCCTCCACTCATGCCGGGTTGGCCTGCCTCCCCGGAGCATTCTGGGCTCATTGCCTGCATCGTGCCAGTCTCCACGCCTGGCCCGTCCCACCTGCCGGACTCAGCCCCCATGGCTGCTTACCTCCACCCCTTCAGGGGTGCTCTCTGCCCTGAGCCCCAGCCAGAAGGGCCGTTTCTTTGCCTGCACCTTCTCACGTGCAGAACCCCATCCTCTGTCCCAGGAGGGGTGGTGGGATGGCATAGCCTTGGGGGTGGGTCCCAGGATTAGGGGTGGTTGGATCACAAcctgggggccgagccccttgcctCCTGCTGcgccagcccctcaccccccctgCCTCCCGCCCGCAGGCCGCTGCGCCCCCATGAAGAGCATCTCCAGCAGCCTCAAGGAGACCATGAACCCGCACGACATTGTGCAGGACGCCATCCACAACTTCTCGCCCGCCTACCAGCAGTACACGCAGCAGTCCACCCTGGAGCCCGGGCCCCCCTGGCACGGCGGCGCCCACGGCCTCTCACGCTCCCACAGCCTCAGTGGCGCCCGCGACACCGAGAAGACTCTCCTGCTCAGCTCTGATGACGAGTTCTAAGCGTGGCTGCTGCTGGGGAAGGATTGGCAGGttggcccagggcaggtgcaccCCTccggcctcaggcccaggcccggAGGCGGCTGCCAGGGCTTTGGCATTGCCTTTAATTTATTGGACCAGAGCGCTCACATATCGCTTCCAGAGGGACCGCCATCGTCGTCTGCCCAGAGGACAGCCCAGGCTCACCCCGAGCCTCCAGGAGCATTTCCACACGGCCACGCCGCACGCCTGGCGGGGAGCAGGGGTCACTGGGGGCCACTCCCATGCCTGTGCGGCTCGGCTCGTCCTGGTGGCGGCGTGTTGGGACCAGCCGTGCCCCAGGCCCTGACGCTTGTGTTGCCGACCAGTGGCCACAGCCTCTCAGCTCTGTCCCCAGCTCATGGCCCTCCCCGTGAGACTCACAGCCTGTCCCCAACACTGCACTGCAGCTCTGCCCCTCTTCCTCCGCCCCCTTGTGCTGCATTAGCTcctctgggcaggaggaggaggaggaagaggagggaggagggaggaagctgTCTGTGGAGCCCCTCCTGACCCGGCCTGCCTGGCCTGCTGCAAGGCTCAGCCAGACGCCAGGAGCCACAGGTCCCGCTAGGAAGGTGCTCAGGTGCCTCTGGGCCCCTCTCCTGCGGATGTGGCCTGTCCACGTGAGGCCCCTGCGTCCCCCGGCTGCCCTTGCTGTGGCTGCACCTGTCACATGCCCCTTCCCCCTGGCCTGCGGAGGACAGCGgcagcccccactgcccctctgCTGGGTCTGTCTTGAGAGCATTTGGGGCAGAGCCCTTACTGCCTGGCTGCTCAGCGGGTCAGGGGCTCCCACCTTCCTTCCTGGCTGAGCCGTCAGACCTTTGCTGGCCCCGATCATTGCTGGGGCTTCTCCCTCCCATTTCAGGGGAAGAGTCTGAGTCCACATTTCAGAGCAGCTTCCGGAGGACAGTTCTGTGGGAGGGCGGACAaaggctgggcctgcaggagggccCCGGCCCCATGCCCACACGGCCTGGTGTCCTGCTCATCTGGCCCCAGCCCATCTCTTCTGTGCCTTAGTCACACATGAACGCTCCCCTCCCCGGGCCTCAGTCTGTCCCAGGCACTCCCCGGGGGCTCCCTGCTAAGCTGCTGGCACTCAGGCCCCTGCAGTGCTGGGCCAGGCGCCCTTGGACAGGCCTCGGGTGGCCAGGACCACCAGGCCCTccgcctgcccacccccacaccccacacccggGGCCAGAGCCCCTGTGCAGCCTGGGCTCACATCAGCCACCGTCAGGAGGAGACCTGATGGACGCTGCTTGTTTGGACAGGCAGGCGTCCGTCCCAAGATAGTGCATGTTTGGGCtgcagcagccggggaagggcagggagaaggGCCCGCCCGTGGCTTCAGCCTTCACTACGGAATCTTTCCTCTTGGCCGCTCCTGTGTGAACGGTGCCCAGGGCCGGGTGGGGGTTCCATCCCAGGTGTCTTTCTGGGCACTTGGCGCTGTGACCAAGCCAGCCCTCCCggtgggagcgggggaggggggccaggccTGCTTGAGGGGTACTAGAGGCCAGCTTTCGGGTCCCTgtctggggggcttggccagccagccccaagcTGCCTGGGAAGGCAGCAGGCCGTGCAGGCTGCCTGGGAACGCCCTCGGCCCCGCTCCCaccatttcccttcccttctgttTCTCTGGTCCTCCTTCCAGGCCAAAGTGTGGGGCTGCTCCCTGCCAGCTCCCGGTGGGGAGCCAGGCCCAGAGATGCGGGCTGGGAGCGGCCTGACCACGCCACCTACTTCCTAGGATTCGTAACCAAccttgtcttttttaaatttttttcccaaTAGAGTAGCTCTttgtatataaaaaatacttgaaaaattaATTGTATGATGTATGAGAAGACAGAGTCCCTTAGTTTTATATCTCGTGTATGACTGCTGTGAGTTCCACCAGAAAGTCGCTCTATTTTGGTCTCTGTGACATTTTAAATGCGTGACAGAAGTGAGCAAATAAAGTgaggaagaaatatatatatatatgagataaTATAGATTGTACTGAAACCTCCTCTGCCTGTGTGTGAGGTTTTTTCCTTCCTCGTCCCACCCCCGTGCTGGGGTGGGTTTCGTGGTTGTGAGCAGGGGTGTCTTAGGAAATGCTTGTCCTTCCGGTGCGAACATGGGGGGAATTCACATTGTCAGAGGCCAGAATTGCATCCCTGCACCCAGCCTCCACTGTGGGACCCTCGGTGCCGCCCCCTAGggccaggcctggagcagggcctgctgggctggggggcacTGCCTCTACTCACCAGGCCAGGTGTCTGGCCAGACACGGCACCTTCCTGCAGCCGCCTCCGCATGCCTtcgagggggctggggggggctagggggggttggggctgctGACTTGGGCCCTCAGGAatgcggtgggggtggggaaattcCCAGCCTCAGCTTGGCTCTCCTGCAGCTTCCGGCTGCCTTTTCCTTAGGCCTGAACTCAGCATCTCAGCATCGGGTGGGGATAGAGGATCAAGGACCCCCAcctgagagggaggaggaaagcctGTGGATCAAGCCAAGCTATGTGGTTTGGCCTTTCCCCAACTTTCCTATCCCGTGCCTTCTCCCAGCCCGCCATCTTCACACCCACAGCCGGCCTCTCCGAAACCCTCACTGCAGCGGTGCGCCTCCTGTAACATTTCTGTGTTCGAGCTTGGGCCCCTCCGGCTCCCAGTGCTGGTCACCCGTGCCCTCGAGTACCTTCCTGGCACAGATGGGTAAGCCGAGGCTGCAAGCAGCTACATAAGCCactaaaggtcacacagctaggaaagcTCCCGTCTGGATTCAACCGCGCTTTCCCTGCCCGGCACAGTGCACTCCGCCGCCTGGGccccaggctgagctgggctgctTTTAGGCCTGCAGGCTGGGACTGAGGAAGCCACGCCCCGCCCCTGTGCCTCCTGGAACGCCAGGAAAGTGTCTTCTACTTGGCTGTAGAAGATCAGCCCTCCACGTGAAAGTGCTGGGAGAGGACTCTTCAAGCTGGGAGTTTTCCTCTCTGAGCGGGACTGTGTTTTCGCTGAAGGGATGCCCAGGAAGGAAACTTAACCCTACATTTTATTGTGCTCCTGGCTTTGCCTTCCCCACGGAGGATCCCTGGCTCAGGCACCCAGAAGGAAGGACATGTCTTGGCACCACCCATCTGGGTTTCCACttccagcgcccccccccccaccccgactcccccccaccccccctccccagcgcaGGCACAGGCAAGAGCAGCGATGGTGCTTAGCTTTTATTTGCAAACTGGAGTTAGCCCTCCCGCCCAGCAGAGGGTTCGGCCTGGGCTGGGAAAGCAGAACTCCATTTTGGGCCCTTCACTCGGAACGCCCCcccaagaaacaacaacaaacaaaccatagCTCAGGACATGCACTTCTTCACTGTGGAAAAAGAGAACTTGACTTTATTCAGAAAGTCTACAAAATACAGAAGGCGGATAACTCGCTTACTGTaagtcagaaaataaataaattctggagGCCGgggcaattattttaaaaacattttttggttgttgttgccACCCGGCTTTCCCTAAATATAAGATAAAATGTGATTTATTTgcagatataaaatataaagtccAGCTCAGGGCCCAGCCACTTTTCCCGGGGAGTGGGCGCTAGGGCTCTGGCTGGAGAGAATAACTTAGATTCGTGCAATAAATAAGAGCGGGGGGACAGCTGTGTACAGTGTGTGGAGAGGGGGGGCTGGGCTTCCCAGAACAATCAACGGCCGTGGCCAGCCGCCACCCCAGGGGGGGCAGTCACAGGGGAAGAGGTGGGACGTCCCTTTTGAGGACCCTCACCCTAGGCTGCAAGACGGCGGATCCGTCATCTCAtctccccacctgcctcctccgtCCCCTTGCTAATTGGCTAGccagccccttccctctcttccatctacatccccttctctctccttctacttCTCTTACCTTGTCTCACAGACAGCCGTCTCCCAGGCCACGGCAGCCCTGCCTCCCGTCTCCAGCCCCTGTCCACTGTCCCCTGGCCATGGCTGGGATCGCAGGAGGGCAGTGGGAGGATCTGGCTGTAAGTTTcagctcaaccactaagcacaGGTGGCCCATCCAGGGGAGGCCCGGTTCCGTCTGCTGACGGGGCAGGAGATTTCCCCAGGCCCAAAGCAGAGTGGGGAGCCCAGCTTCCCAGCTGGGCAGCCCCACAAGACAAACGCCAAACCTAGTGCCGACTCCCAGGCCGGGCAGGGGCCACGGGCATGTCTGAGCAGTTTACAAAACGAGGGGAGGCCCTCTTCTCTAGTCAAATTCGCTCGTCTCCCTCCTACCCGTCTAGGAAGGCTGCGCTCCCGGCCAAGGGAGACCTTGGCCCACCCCGCCCCTCTCTCACCACGGTCGCCGCTTCCCAGGGCTATTAGGTGCCAGCTTCAGGGGCTGCACCAGGAAGGGCTCCAGGGAGAGAACCTGTGTCCCCACGGGGGCTGGTGGCTGCGGAGAAAGGGCAGCTGGGACAGAGGTCGTGCTGAGGCACTTGGGGAAGGGAGCCGGGGTCGGAGGGGCCGGAGGGGCGCGGTTTGGGGAACGGGGCGTGGTCGGGGGGGGCGCAGCGGGCACTAGGAGCagggggcgggcgcgggggcgggcgcgggacccggggcggggccgggggccgggctcCGAGCCGACTTGACGATGGTGATGACGCTGGCGGGCGCCACGAGCGCCGAGGGCCCGCGGGAGGCGGCGACGGAGCGCGCGAAGCCCTGCAGCGCCTCGCACTTGCCGCGCAGCGCGTCGAGCTCCAGGCGCATGGCCGCGTTCTCGCGCGCCAGCTTGTCCACCTCGCGCTCCAGCTCCGACTTCtgcttctgcagctcctccttcTGGCACACGCGCTTCACGCGGCAGCTGGCGGCGTAGCCGCGGTTCTTGAGCGTGCGGCGCCGCTGCTTGAGCCGCGTCACCTCCTCGGCGGAGAGCCCGCGCAGGTGCCGGTTCAGCTCGCGCACCGACAGCCCCATCAGCGCCTCGTCCGACAGGTGCGGCGTGTTCTCGCTCAGCTCGCGCTTGATCTGCGGgcagcgcggggggggggggggggtgtatatggggaaactgaggcccaggtcgCCCGCTGCCTGTgggccctgagccctgggcctggcaCGCATCAGGTGCTGGGGACGGCGCCCCCTCCACCGCCATAGGCACTGAGGTGCTGGACTTGTTCCGAGACCCCAGAGAGGGGCAGGAATCGTAAGAAACCCAGGAAAGCACCTTCGAAGTCCCGCGGCCCAGTGGGCACTGCCCTGATGGGGAAGCCGTCTGGAGAGGAAACGGCCTGCCCCGGGGACACAGCCTATCTGCCCGAGCCCACCCTCCTGGTTCCCAGCCAAGGCCCCAGGAATGCCTCGCGCCTCCTGAGCTGCTGTGGGGGTGCCGGGTACTGAAGGGGAAgttggcagggagggagggaggggtgggactACAGGGGCTGCCTCCTCACCTTCAGGGCTTTGCTGGATAAGGGGTCCACAGACATGTTTGCAGAAGGTGCCCTCTGGGCAGAGACCtaggggagagaggaggccaaCGTCACTTTTCCCCTGTCGCGTACAATCCCAACTCACTGCCTTGCCATTCAAGGCCCCTGTTGTCCTGGACTCATCTCATTCCACCTTCTTCCATCCCAGCGGTCCAGCCACAGCGGGCTCTTTGAACGGCTCATTTCAGCCCCAGGGCCTTGGCACTCGCCACTCCCTTCCCTTATTTCCTCATAGCATCTCTTCAGCGGGTATATCTTTGCTCAGTGCCACCTCTTCAAAGAGGTCTGACTATCTGGCTACAACACCCCATTGTGTCATATCATATCACCCCATTGACCAACCCTCATAACGGTCACCTGTTCTGcaattattttatgtttgatGACTTGTTTAtggtttgtctctctccctcccacctctcctccACCAAACTGTCAGTCTACAAGGGTCAAGGCCTTGCCTGCCCTACCGCTGCCTCCAGATGCCAaagtcagtgcctggcacacggtcAGTTCTCAATGAGTATGCGCCCTGTGAATGGGCTCCCTCTTCCCCAGCAATTCTCCCACATGGAGCCCAGCAGATGCATTTTGTCTTATTCAAAAGTATTTTCATTGCTCAGCTggcgcagctcagtggttgagcatcgacctatgaaccaggaggtccgggttccattcctgatcagggcacaagcccgggttgtgggctcgatcctcagtgtggtctgtgcaggaggcagccgatcaaagattctttttcatcattgatgtttctgtctctccctctcccttcctctctgaaatcaataaacatatatttaaaaatatgttttcattgaagtACAAACTACATACAGAGAAGCTCACAGAACACATGTGTACTAGTCAGTGACATTTCACATTCGACGGCCAGTGGTCGTTGCTCTGGGCGGGGAAAGGGGCGGCCTCCCAAGTTCCCTTTAGAGCAGCGCCCTCTATCCACGGCCACTCTGCCCTTCTCCCTATTCGTTCTTCGCTGGTTTTCTCATCCGATAATCCCCGTGCGATGGGACGGtgaggagcagagagcagggcggaGGGGGTCTGAGCCCAGCCTCCTGTCGGTTCTCACGAGTGACCCCCAGTCTGACAGAGTGAAGGGGGGGTGAGACCCGGGTCCAGCCTTGGCTCCCTGAGCTGCCTGGGGCCGAGTCTGGCCCATTCTGCGGCCCAGGTGTCTCAGACCCTGCGCAGAAGCGACAAGTGCACGGACTTCGGCACGAGACACACGGGGCCTCGGAGGGTGTCCGACTGACTGGCCGCAGGTTCTCCCTGGTGATACAGTGGCTGTGTATTAAGTCAGATCATGTTACTCCTCTCAAGACCCCTGTGGTCCCCATCCTGCTCCGATTATAGCCCAAATCATCACAGTGGCTCACAGGCACCACAGGATGGGGGCTCAGCAAATGCCTCTCTGACTTCAGCTCCCGCTCCACGCCCCTTGCCTCCCTCTGCACCCGCCTCCTTAAACCGACCGCACACACCGCCCCCGGGGCTCGAGCACAGCGGTCCCTCCGCCCAGCATCCTCTTCCCCTACACAGCCACAGACTTGGCTTCCTCACTCCTGCAGGCTGCTCTTCAAATCTCGTGCTCTCGCTCAACTTAGAATCCCCagtccctcacacacacacacacacacacacacacacacacacacgcacactctccccgtctcccttcccGACCTCATATCCCTCTACAGCACTTCTCAGATATATCATTATTGCACATGCATTTCACCTGTTTGTCCAGTGTCTGTCTCCCCATTGGAATGCCAGCGCAGGACAGCGCAGACCTTGTCTCGCCCACTGCCGTGTCCCCAGTGCCCAGAGCAGTGCCGGGCCCAGAGCAGAAGCTCGGCGGTCGCTGAGTTCTCAGCGTGACTCAGGCCGAGGTGGGGACAGTCCAGGGCTTCTCAGAAAtccccagcccctcccggccCACGCAGCCAGGGGACCTGACACCCAGAGGGAAGCGAGGAGTCGGGCAGGAAAGGGAAGTCGGCACTTTAAGAGATCCCCTCACAGGAGGTCTTCAGGAGCACCCAAGCTCCTTGTGGTACAgctgggggaaactgaggcccataaCGTCCCCAGTCAGGACCCTAACCTGCCACAGACACCACCTGGAGACCCTCGTAACCACCCGACCAAAATACAGGCCTCTTAAATGTCCACCTTCCCACACACACCTAGGGAAGTCCTGGCATGTCCGCTCGTCCTCCACGCACTATCAGCGGATCTTTCCACCTGTGAATCCGGCCTGTCATCACCCACATGCAGACCTTCCTTGGCTCCCTACTATCCTGGGGACAGGTCCAGGCTCACTCCCCACCACTGCCCACCTCCGTTCTGCATTCCAGCCACGTGGAACTTTTTACTTCCTCTCACCCCACGCTTTCTGGCCCACGTGCCGCCCCACACCCTGTGACACTACTCCCCTCGCTTTATCTGGCAGACGCCTACTCATCGCTCGGCTCTGGGTGCAGACATCTCCTCCTCCGGGAAGCCCCCCCTGACTCCTAGGACTTGTTAGGCACTGACCACCCCAGCACTTCTCCCTTGCGTTGTAATGGTCTGTTTCCTTGTCTGCCCACCAGACAGGGAGCTCCACAGGCAGGAACCAGGCCGAGGCAGCTCTGGGTGCTGATGTCGCCAGCACGgggcctggcagggagcaggcacCCACGAGGTGTGGATGGGTGCAGTCTCTGACACCGTCCGGCATCTGGCTTGTCCAGCTGAGTACCATTGAGAGAAAAACCTTCTGGCCCTGTCTCCAATTCTTCCTCCTTTTCATCTGCCTCCTGGCTTCTGCATGGCAGGGCTGGTACACagaagccaggaggagggggaaggaggagcaggGGTTCTGTCATGATGCTTGGCCCCAGGTCGGGCATGGGAAGCAAGGAAAGGCACTAGATTAAAAGTCAAGCTCCGGTTTGAGCCCCATCTCCTTtccaggctgtgtgaccttgagcaagctacCCCACCTCTCTGGTctccacttcctcatctgtaagaacAATACCTGCTCTCGGGGTTTTGGTGGCACCAAGGGCAGGTGTCAGTGAGCATGGGGGAGGTTATGAGAACAGCTGAGTCTGTCCAGGAGGGGTCATGCCTGCAGCAGTCACTGGGCCCTCGCTTCCACAGCATCTCCCCGCTGGCTGGGGTCGCACAGAAAAGACTCCCCCTCCTCACTATACccaaggggagggggagacccaGAGAAGACACCTtttgcctgaagtcacacagcagGGGAGTGGCTGCTTCTCGCCCCAAATCAGGAGGACACTGAACACTGAATCCTGGTCCCTTTCACG from Myotis daubentonii chromosome 2, mMyoDau2.1, whole genome shotgun sequence includes the following:
- the TMEM184B gene encoding transmembrane protein 184B isoform X1; translation: MTVRGAALAPDPVSPTMAAASPSVSEVPEGSPTAMEQPVFLMTTAAQAISGFFVWTALLITCHQIYMHLRCYSCPNEQRYIVRILFIVPIYAFDSWLSLLFFTNDQYYVYFGTVRDCYEALVIYNFLSLCYEYLGGESSIMSEIRGKPIESSCMYGTCCLWGKTYSIGFLRFCKQATLQFCVVKPLMAVSTVVLQAFGKYRDGDFDVASGYLYVTIIYNVSVSLALYALFLFYFATRELLSPYSPVLKFFMVKSVIFLSFWQGLLLAILEKCGAIPKIHSARVSVGEGTVAAGYQDFIICVEMFFAALALRHAFTYKVYADKRLDAQGSALCLHVCPACQSWSLSPARLSAWFFCAQSPHHGHLCRPALSGRSSGICPVGPGAQHPLLGNQGPFLCPWQRLWRQKGQTCLSLKTWLRVSSSLTSQCVAWACGAHSSERESEKLIQPVAPALSGELVKVSAPPGSSLCSCPDGTGPSGEGAGPAPGAPSPALPPPLMPGWPASPEHSGLIACIVPVSTPGPSHLPDSAPMAAYLHPFRGALCPEPQPEGPFLCLHLLTCRTPSSVPGGVVGWHSLGGGSQD
- the TMEM184B gene encoding transmembrane protein 184B isoform X2; this translates as MHLRCYSCPNEQRYIVRILFIVPIYAFDSWLSLLFFTNDQYYVYFGTVRDCYEALVIYNFLSLCYEYLGGESSIMSEIRGKPIESSCMYGTCCLWGKTYSIGFLRFCKQATLQFCVVKPLMAVSTVVLQAFGKYRDGDFDVASGYLYVTIIYNVSVSLALYALFLFYFATRELLSPYSPVLKFFMVKSVIFLSFWQGLLLAILEKCGAIPKIHSARVSVGEGTVAAGYQDFIICVEMFFAALALRHAFTYKVYADKRLDAQGSALCLHVCPACQSWSLSPARLSAWFFCAQSPHHGHLCRPALSGRSSGICPVGPGAQHPLLGNQGPFLCPWQRLWRQKGQTCLSLKTWLRVSSSLTSQCVAWACGAHSSERESEKLIQPVAPALSGELVKVSAPPGSSLCSCPDGTGPSGEGAGPAPGAPSPALPPPLMPGWPASPEHSGLIACIVPVSTPGPSHLPDSAPMAAYLHPFRGALCPEPQPEGPFLCLHLLTCRTPSSVPGGVVGWHSLGGGSQD
- the TMEM184B gene encoding transmembrane protein 184B isoform X3 is translated as MTVRGAALAPDPVSPTMAAASPSVSEVPEGSPTAMEQPVFLMTTAAQAISGFFVWTALLITCHQIYMHLRCYSCPNEQRYIVRILFIVPIYAFDSWLSLLFFTNDQYYVYFGTVRDCYEALVIYNFLSLCYEYLGGESSIMSEIRGKPIESSCMYGTCCLWGKTYSIGFLRFCKQATLQFCVVKPLMAVSTVVLQAFGKYRDGDFDVASGYLYVTIIYNVSVSLALYALFLFYFATRELLSPYSPVLKFFMVKSVIFLSFWQGLLLAILEKCGAIPKIHSARVSVGEGTVAAGYQDFIICVEMFFAALALRHAFTYKVYADKRLDAQVPTYGPYGRCAPMKSISSSLKETMNPHDIVQDAIHNFSPAYQQYTQQSTLEPGPPWHGGAHGLSRSHSLSGARDTEKTLLLSSDDEF
- the MAFF gene encoding transcription factor MafF isoform X1, whose product is MPDLGPSIMTEPLLLLPPPPGFCVPALPCRSQEADEKEEELETGPEGFSLNGTQLDKPDAGRCQRLHPSTPRGCLLPARPRAGDISTQSCLGLVPACGAPCLVSAQRAPSANMSVDPLSSKALKIKRELSENTPHLSDEALMGLSVRELNRHLRGLSAEEVTRLKQRRRTLKNRGYAASCRVKRVCQKEELQKQKSELEREVDKLARENAAMRLELDALRGKCEALQGFARSVAASRGPSALVAPASVITIVKSARSPAPGPAPGPAPAPAPAPCS
- the MAFF gene encoding transcription factor MafF isoform X2, with translation MSVDPLSSKALKIKRELSENTPHLSDEALMGLSVRELNRHLRGLSAEEVTRLKQRRRTLKNRGYAASCRVKRVCQKEELQKQKSELEREVDKLARENAAMRLELDALRGKCEALQGFARSVAASRGPSALVAPASVITIVKSARSPAPGPAPGPAPAPAPAPCS